Below is a window of Leishmania donovani BPK282A1 complete genome, chromosome 21 DNA.
tccacccacACAGGATGCGCCCACGGGCCTCTGATGCCACTCATCACAGatgtgacggtggcggcggctacTCTTTTTGCGGATGCGAACGCGTGATGTCGTGTAGGTGGTCAACACACCGGGAGGAGGTGCTTCATGCCTAACGAACCCTACACAAGAAAGCACACGTGTATGCGCGCACATGTGCTCATTATATTCTCTCACCGAAGACGACGCTTTTAAAAACTTAAACACGATAACAGAGATGTTGATATCAGACAATCCTTGGCCATGTTCCTacatgcatgcgcgcacgtgtaGAGGCATGCCTCATGCGAATAGaccccccctcctttccacCGCGGAAAcgaggaaggggtggggtgtggaTGGGAGGGGCCAGAGGAGATACTCTCCCTTCAAGCGCCGGCGACGATCTTCCTGTCCCTCACTCCCCCtctttgcttgtgtgtgtgtacacgtgcacacaagcgTATGCATGCATGTACGTGTAGCACGGGTTGCTGTGTCTCTGCtgccttccctcttttcctgTTCCTGCCTCGCTGGCGATCTCGCCTTCTTGCCTGTGTTTATGCACATATTCTCGTGCCGagaacacgcacgcacgcacaaggtGGCGCTGGTACGAGCGCACAACACTCAGGCAGTCACGCACTGCCTTACGCAGAGCCAACGACGGGAGAAGACAGCGGAGAGTTGCGCCGATGGGAGGGACTGTAGAACCTGCAGAATGGACTCATGACAGGACGGCGCTTGCAGATGGGTGCGGGCGTGCCGTCTGTTCCAAAATGTGCTACCCCCTCGATGCAGGATAGAGGACCTCCCGCTCTACCTCTCTCTGTAGCTCGCCCGGTTCCTCGAACCGCACGAGGCACACATGCTGAAGGGTGGTGAAGTGGCCTCTCCCtactttctcctcctcttttctcctcatggcacggcgctgcttcaTGAGCGACTTGGGCGCTTGTGCTTTTTTTATACACggccggcacacacacactaatCAACACGCATGAACACCTGCACACATTCTCGGGCACCGATCCGCCCATCAGGAAgaggccccctcccctcccccgctccAAGGGAAAGACGCATAAGAGAAATAAAGGAGTCTTGCTCACTCTGCGTTCACCACACTCGCAGGCAAccaccgcgcgcgcaccgcaccgcaCCGCACCGCTCACGCTCTGTACGGCTGAAACTGCtgcacagcacacgcgcacgcaacGGAGCGATAGATAACTACATCAATGCTACCAACCCACAGTTGTAAAGGTTTCGTGGATGCCCAGGGCAGGGTCTTCGTGGATGGCCGCGAGTACCCCATGGCGTCTGGCATTGTCGCCACGGAAGACGTAATCCAGACGAACATCAAGGCCATGGCGCACACAATTGCGAAGGACTACAAGTCGCTCAGCCACCGCGACGCTCGTCTGTCACCCAGCACGGCGGAGaccgcagaggcggcagaggcggcagaggcgccgaTCAGCTACGACAACCCgctcatcatcatctccgTGCTCAAGGGCAGCTACATCTTCACATCCGACTTCATCCGCTACCTCGGCGACTGCGGCCTGCCGCACGTTGTCGACTTTGTGCGGTTGGCCTCGTACAACTCGGGTACAAAGAGCACCGGCCAGATCTCGATGCTGGCGGGTCTCAGATTCGAGAATCTACGCGGCAAGCACGTACTGATCGTCGAGGATGTGTGCGACTCTGGGCGCACGCTGCGCTTCCTGCGCGATTACATCATGGAGAAGCTCCAGCCCAAGAGCATCAAGACGCTCGTGATGGTGAACAAAGAGCAGGCGGCCCGCAAGGTGGACTTCGATCCGGAGTACTTCTGCCTTGCCGGCCCAAACAAGTACATTGTCGGATACGGGTTCGAGGTGAACGATCGCTACCGTGACTTGCGTCACATCCTCATCCTGCGGGACGGGGAGGCCACCCGTTACCCTGCCAAGCTCTGAGCTCGACGTCACACCACCGGAGTGGAGGGAAATGTGGAGGCGGCTGAGTGTGCCGGAGTAAGAGAAGTAAGGGAGCCTGCGGAGAAGACgcttgtgcacgtgtgtatgCCCCCAAATCTTCGCGAGGTGTGTAGTTTCTGCTGCGGCTAGGACGGCGCTCGACGCAAGCTGGACcacagagggggaggcacCAGTAGGGAAGAAGCGCACTGCTAGCcacagccacgcacacgcacacgcgaagggggtgggtggggtggatgCGTTTAGCAGGCTAATGCGCTCACAAAACGTAAAAAAGGCATTATTCTATGCTTATTGGCTTTGGTTTTGCTTTCTTCGATCGTCGACGACGTGCGCGCTTCTATTCGCTTCCCCTCTTCATTTTCTGTCGTATTCATGCTGTTCGACGTGGGCACTATGGAGCTGGTCGATCAGCAGACAGAGGTcagggagggtggaggggggacgAGGGACAAGGCTGGAGGGAGCTAGCGCGCGAGAGGCCAGAGAGGTGATTGAGTGGTTCTCGAGTGCGCCTCCGTGCTCACAGGCCTACACCTGGTGAAGTGTTCAGTGCTTCTTGCGTGGGCAgcgagcgcgctgctgctcttttcTTGCACCTTCACCTCGccactctccctcttcacGAATTCGCTGACGCGTAGTGGTTAACGCCGTCTTTCTACgccacctcccccctcctccgcctctctcaTGTGAAAATGACCGACCGTAACGGTGCTGACATCTCCGTGTGAGCACTCCTCTTCCTGTTTTGCCTTTCCTCCCCTTCTTACCTATCTTTctacacacgcatgcgcgtgtgagtgtgtctCCCAGTCGTCTTGCGCCCTCCTTTCTGTTTTGTTCACGCATCCCCCTAACCCCACGCCGGAAGTTGATCTGGCAGTGGGGATGCTCTTTTCCGTGCTCGTTGACCTACCATATCTCTGTGggcgcccctctcctccactgGCATTCCCATACTCTCCACCTCTGGCGCGctaccctcctcccttcgccAGGTCGTCTACTTCCTTTTGCATCCGATGTTTATCCTTCGCTGTTACGTTctggaagagaggggaggggagggggccgcggcggcgccttgCCCGACTTCTCCCTGTGGTCTGGTGAACACGCACTCTTCTCCGGCGCTCTCGTTGACTACCTTGAATGAGATCCgtacacactcacacgcacatccacaCAGGAAGTAAAGCACGGAGGCACAccagtgcgtgtgcttgtgggAACACCGTACACTCGTCTGTCGTTCTCCCGCCCCGCCAGTGAACGCACTGACGGAGCGACGAAGGCGTGCATGACGAACATAAAGAAAAGAGGCGTGCCACGAGGGGTGTTCACACAGAGGCATTCATCACGTACATCAACGGAAAGGACGCAGTGGATCTTGGCTTTCGCTCGCGACAACGGAGGCCATGGAAGCCCCCAACCCCCTCCTTCCGTGGGTATATCCTACACACGTCTTGCTCTTGTCGTTGACATGCTGCCGACCACACGCGTATGCCCAAGCGAAAGCCAAAgccagcgagagagagatgccgCGGGAGCTCGATGctcgtcgcctccgccgaccCCATTCTCTCCCCCACCGCCTCTTCCCCAGCGTCGCTGCCACGTGTGCCTGCACCGTGGGTGTCAAACCGAGGTGGGACGAGAGCACAAGAGAGGGGGCGACACACCTAAAGCGCCCGGCGCCACGACAGGCGCAGGTGACGCTCACATGCGGTGcatctctcttccctccccctttgcTCAAGCTCGTTGCGTTTCCCTTTTCTGCCTCCGGCTCTCTTCTAGTGTtgatgcccccccccccctcgtaatcccgtccctctctccacgtTATCCCTCCATCTCTTTGCTATCCCGGTGTGACTATCGTGCGGGAGCGCACCGCAGACCCCCAAAGAAAGGGCCCACAAGACGGAAGCGTGAACGCAGTAGCCTTTGCGCAAGTACGCGCTCCTTTCTGccctcaccgccaccccccACTTCAACTCCATCCGGGAGTGCATCTGGGGtctcgacgacgacggaggaggaggaggaggaggagggggcagggtGACCTCACCACCTCTCTTCCCGTCTTTCCCCAGCGCAAACagcgcacgcaaacacatAACAGAAACGTGCGCGCAGTCGCGCCCTCTTCCcgtcttttctttttttcatTTTCTTTCATCATTGTTGTCGTCTAGACGTGGGACGTCCTCTCATtgtctcctctgccttcgTGTGCCTCGGGTGGTCGTGCCGCCTTCAGCGCTCGCgcctcatttttttttgatgCATTGTGCCTTCTTTCCGCTCAACCGGGGGGCGTGGCGTGTGTGGGTCGTTGGCGACGTTACGCGTTGCTGActgcttcttttcctccctTGCGTTCTGCGTCTTCGTCACAATCTACTGCAGCCTGCATGATGAACGACCTGCCTCGCTGGCCGCGGTACCGGCCGATCCGCGTGATCGGCCAGGGCGGCTTCGGCACGGTGTACCTCTGCGTGGACACGGAGCCTACCAGCACCATGTATGAGCAGGAGGTGGCTGTCAAGGCCGTCTCGCTCGGCGCCCTTTCCGATGAGGAGGTGCTCATGGTCATGTCAGAGGTGTCGCTGCTAAAGAATGTTGGCCACCCGAACATCATCACCTACTACGACTCGTTCCTGTACGATGATGACGAGTCAGCGCTGTCACGGAAGGGAGGCGCCACGCTTGTTCCACAGGCTGATGGCGACGacatcgctgcagctgggGCAGGCTTTCGATCGCAGTGGCTCTGTCTTGTGACGGAGTAcatggacggcggcgaccttgccgccctgctgcggcagtaCAGCGGTCAAGAACTGAACAGCACCAAAGATGTATGCGAGGCCACCAGTTTGAGTACAGTgggcacggccgccgcagcgcgcaagCGGGGCCGGCCTTCAGCTGCTGTAACagaagacgccgctgcaggggCCGATCAAGGGGAGGTGAGTGAGGGAGACTGGGTAAGCCGCAGTCGACTacaccgccagcgcctcgcAACAACTCtccgcgctgcaccgcgcccaCCAATGTCGACGTTTCCCACGACAGTGACGAAGGCGACCGTGATGCGGTGGGATGGCCTCGACGCCTCCGTCGACCAGACGTGGATGTCTgacgcctccgcggcggcgatgccgaccACCCCGCTCGGAGCCACCGACGCCGAGGCCGCAGATGGGGCGGCTTGCGGCAGTCGCAATGGCATCCAAATGCCCACTGCGGCTGCCAGCAATGCCGCCGTTGGCTCTGCTGCCACGGGCGCGCCGCACCTCACCAACGTAAGCGTCAAGAACAcggttgccgctgccggcctcGCCTCCGAGCCGCTCGAGCCCCAGCTCCCGCCTCCGCCGAATCAACTCTGGGTCGAGTCCTTTCTAATCACGGATATCGCGAAACAGTGCCTCGACGCCTTGGCGTACCTGCATGCCTTGTGCATCGTCCACCGCGACATCAAGCCGTCCAATATTTACCTCTCGAagcgcgacggcaccgtAAAGATTGGCGACTTCGGCGTGTCGAAGCTGCTCCAGCCCGCAGAGCCCTTCACGATGACGTTTGTGGGCACCCCGTTTTACCTCTGCCCTGAACTCTGCATGGGCGACCCCTACTCCTTCGGTGCCGATATCTGGGCTTTGGGTGTGGTCCTGTACGAGCTCTACTGCCTGAAACTTCCCTTCACCTCCGACAACGTTCTGGCGCAGATCTACGTCATCACGGAAGGCGTATATGACACTGCCGCGCTGGGCACGCCACACGCCTTCGCAGAGTCCCAGCAGGCCGTGCTGGAGACGCTCTACGGACCCTCCTTTCTCCATTCtgagcgcctgctgcactcCCTTGTGGTGAGCATGGTTGATAAAATGCTTCAGGTTGATCCGGCAGAGCGGCCCTCAGCCGAGGAGTTGCTAACGGGTGTGttcggcgccggcagcacgtCACGGTGCGGCTCGAGCGCAGGTCTTCCGCTTGCcccggtggcgccgacgccggtgcaCCGCCCCCTGTCCACCTGTGCGCTAGCCCATGACTCCGTCTCCACTCCTCCGCAGCGTGGTCCATCATCATTCGCTGTCAAGCCTGAGGGAGTAGCGGCGACCACGCCGCAAGCGCCGTCCAATCGTTTAGGCCCTTCAGCAAgtgagcagcacgcacggTGGGCCGgcagcctcgtcgccgctgcatccAGTACGCTTCAGCAGGAGCAAGGGGCATCTCGTGTTTCCCTCACAGCTCCCGGgagtcgccgcagccgcgagaggagagacgaCGTGGTCGATGACTTCACCGGCGCGCACGCCCCTCTCGCCGTCCGCGTGAAGACGTCTGTGGGGGACATACTGCAGGGCATGCCGTCCGCGCAGCGTGAGCGTCTCGGCAAccgtgcagcggcagaggagagggatgAAAAGGAGGAGGTCTCGCGGGCCATGCTGCCTGTGGCATCGCCAAAGCCGACGCCCTCTTCGGCGCTCTTTCATTCTACCGTGAAGGCCGGCGTGGGAAGCGACAGCGCCAACCGACAAGCCGCGCTCTCGCCGAGCCTTGCAGGACGAGAACGGGCAGAGGTGGCCGCGTTGCCCGAGAAGCGCAGAGGCAGTACCGTGGGTGCTGAGCCGCCGTCACTCGAGCTTGCTGAGCACACGGCTCTGCAGCTTCTCCCTGCGGCGCCGTTcccgctggagct
It encodes the following:
- a CDS encoding xanthine phosphoribosyltransferase; amino-acid sequence: MLPTHSCKGFVDAQGRVFVDGREYPMASGIVATEDVIQTNIKAMAHTIAKDYKSLSHRDARLSPSTAETAEAAEAAEAPISYDNPLIIISVLKGSYIFTSDFIRYLGDCGLPHVVDFVRLASYNSGTKSTGQISMLAGLRFENLRGKHVLIVEDVCDSGRTLRFLRDYIMEKLQPKSIKTLVMVNKEQAARKVDFDPEYFCLAGPNKYIVGYGFEVNDRYRDLRHILILRDGEATRYPAKL